In one window of Arachis ipaensis cultivar K30076 chromosome B06, Araip1.1, whole genome shotgun sequence DNA:
- the LOC107646084 gene encoding universal stress protein A-like protein, protein MEMEKRERKIMVAVDESQESMYALSWCLSNLVSDNVDNVKLVLLYVKPPPSVYPLDAAGYIFSSDVVSTMEKYGKDLANSVMERAGDICRKLNTTNMSMERVIGSGDAKNVICSAVKKLEADTLVMGTHSYGFFKRALLGSVSDHCAKHAKCPVVIVKHP, encoded by the exons ATGGAAATGGAGAAAAGAGAGAGGAAGATTATGGTGGCTGTCGATGAGAGCCAAGAGAGTATGTATGCGCTGTCATGGTGTCTAAGCAACCTTGTTTCTGACAACGTCGACAACGTTAAACTTGTCCTCCTCTATGTCAAGCCACCCCCTTCCGTTTACCCCTTAGATGCTGCAg GGTACATATTTTCAAGTGATGTTGTTTCAACTATGGAAAAGTACGGAAAGGATTTGGCTAACTCGGTAATGGAAAGAGCTGGGGATATTTGCAGAAAATTGAACACTACGAAT ATGAGTATGGAGAGAGTAATTGGTAGTGGAGATGCCAAGAATGTGATATGCAGTGCTGTGAAGAAACTTGAGGCTGATACCTTGGTCATGGGAACCCATAGTTATGGATTCTTTAAGAG GGCACTCCTTGGAAGCGTTAGTGATCATTGTGCTAAGCATGCCAAGTGTCCTGTTGTAATCGTCAAGCATCCTTGA
- the LOC107646083 gene encoding E3 ubiquitin-protein ligase MARCH8, whose amino-acid sequence MEEVVIIINDSKLISAVVPHCRICHEEEFESSTTLEAPCACSGTVKFAHRDCIQRWCNEKGNTICELCLQQYQPGYTAHPKKSHINDEAMSTRMEEEESNGRIEIMDEVEEQPECNAATQRSASCCRTIALAFTFVLLVRHIFAVLSSGTEDYPFTLVTVIILKASGIILPMYIIIRTIGAIHNSVQRHYGDYEYAISLSDTTDESESRRLDAYATSI is encoded by the exons ATGGAAGAGGTTGTGATCATAATCAACGACTCGAAATTAATATCTGCGGTTGTTCCTCACTGTAGAATATGTCACGAAGAAGAGTTTGAGAGCTCAACAACCTTGGAAGCACCATGTGCTTGTTCTGGAACTGTTAAG TTTGCTCATAGAGATTGCATACAGAGATGGTGCAACGAGAAAGGAAATACGATATGTGAATTATGTCTTCAG CAATATCAACCTGGATATACAGCACATCCTAAGAAGTCTCACATAAATGATGAAGCAATGTCCACTAG GATGGAGGAAGAAGAATCAAACGGAAGAATAGAGATAATGGATGAAGTGGAAGAGCAGCCAGAATGCAATGCTGCAACTCAAAGAAGCGCGTCTTGCTGTCGAACAATTGCATTAGCT TTTACATTTGTGTTGCTTGTAAGACATATATTCGCAGTGCTTTCAAGTGGAACGGAGGATTATCCATTTACACTTGTAACA GTTATTATACTAAAGGCTAGCGGAATAATTTTACCTATGTACATAATTATTAGAACGATCGGAGCCATTCACAACAGTGTTCAGCGACACTACGGGGATTATGAATATGCAATATCATTGTCTGATACAACTGACGAAAGCGAGTCAAGACGACTTGATGCATATGCAACAAGTATATAA
- the LOC107646082 gene encoding DNA mismatch repair protein MSH6 has translation MRRNTNGRSPLVNQQRQITAFFSKSTSSSPSPSPILSDSKSINNDKTSKLNPNPKLTSASPTPPTPSPSNPKPILLVGASSPLYSDDVIGKRIKVYWPLDKAWYEGTVKSFDNATSKHLVLYDDDEEESLDLSKEKFEWVQDSSSSVKKLKRLRRSCDIPVVRKMVIDDDESDGSPKSVDDGNCGSDDSDEDWGKNAVDEGAEVEDDVELDNEEDDYEDGAAERSKRKSSAKVEPKKRKMSGAEKPEPAKKSKNAGEAGGVKGAFKFSVLEPTSTPDTKKISNGVDNVANDDASERFATRDAQKFRFLREDRRDAKRRRPTDENYDPRTLYLPPDFLRSLSDGQKQWWEFKSKHMDKVLFFKMGKFYELFEMDAHVGVKELDLQYMKGEQPHCGFPERNFSMNVEKLARKGYRVLVIEQTETPVQLELRRKNGSKDKVVRREICAVVTKGTLTDGELLSANPEAAYLMALTEQHENNANEVSERIYGVCIVDVATSRIILGQFKDDLECSALCCILSEIRPVEIVKPAEVLSAETEKVLLKHTRNPLVNELVPNVEFWDAEKTVDQLKRIYRHTDEVSLEDNELGCLPDVLLELVKTVNDNNSALSALGGALYYLKQAFLDEALLRFAHFELLPCSGFGDLASKPYMVLDAAALENLEIFENSRNGDSSGTLYSQLNHCVTAFGKRLLRAWLARPLCHIELIKDRQEAIAGLKGVNLPYALEFRKALSRLPDMERLLARIFSTSEANGRNANKVVLYEDAAKKQLQEFISALRGCELMLQACSSLGVILNDVKSRLLHHLLTPGKELPDVCLALNHFKDAFDWVEANNSGRVIPHEGVDPEYDSACKAVKEIESSLSKHLIEQRKLLGDTSITYVTVGKDTYLLEVPENLRGKVPRDYELRSSKKGFFRYWTPAIKKFLGELSQAESEKESLLKSTLQRLIGRFCENHTKWRQLVSTTAELDVLISLAIARDYYEGPTCRPSFLGMLSTKDSPYLSAKSLGHPVLRSDSLGKGAFVPNDISIGGQHDANFILLTGPNMGGKSTLLRQVCLAVVLAQVGADVPAESFDLSPVDRIFVRMGAKDNIMAGQSTFLTELSETATMLSSATRNSLVALDELGRGTSTSDGQAIAESVLEHFVRKVQCRGLFSTHYHRLAIDYYKDPKVSLCHMACQVGSGTIGVDEVTFLYRLTPGACPKSYGVNVARLAGLPTSVLQKAAAKSKEFEASYGKSRNASLETNSPNQEWVDEMIVVMKMLNKAAANLSYQEGGCDSSLHELKSRARELMQRC, from the exons ATGCGTCGCAACACCAACGGTCGATCGCCGCTGGTGAATCAACAGCGCCAAATCACTGCTTTCTTCTCCAAAtccacttcttcttctccttctccttctccaatTCTCTCCGATTCCAAATCCATCAACAACGATAAAACCTCTAAgttaaaccctaaccctaaacttACCTCTGCGAGCCCTACCCCTCCCACGCCTTCCCCTTCTAATCCCAAACCCATTCTTCTCGTCGGAGCTTCTTCTCCTCTATACTCCGATGACGTCATTGGAAAAAGGATCAAGGTTTATTGGCCTCTTGATAAAGCATGGTACGAAGGTACGGTCAAATCGTTCGATAATGCCACTTCTAAGCATTTAGTGTTATACGACGATGACGAAGAGGAATCGCTCGACCTTTCCAAGGAGAAGTTCGAATGGGTTCAGGATTCTTCATCGTCTGTCAAGAAGCTTAAACGGTTGCGTCGCAGCTGCGACATCCCTGTTGTTAGGAAGATGGTGATTGACGACGATGAGAGTGATGGAAGTCCCAAAAGTGTTGATGATGGTAATTGTGGCAGTGATGATTCGGATGAAGATTGGGGGAAGAATGCGGTGGATGAAGGCGCTGAGGTGGAAGATGACGTGGAGCTAGACAACGAGGAAGATGACTATGAAGATGGTGCTGCAGAGAGGtctaaaagaaagtcaagtgcgAAGGTGGAGCCCAAGAAACGGAAAATGAGTGGAGCAGAGAAACCGGAGCCTGCAAAAAAGAGCAAGAACGCCGGGGAAGCTGGTGGTGTTAAGGGAGCTTTCAAGTTCTCAGTATTGGAGCCTACAAGTACTCCGGATA CTAAAAAGATATCTAACGGCGTTGACAATGTGGCAAATGATGATGCCTCTGAAAGATTTGCGACAAGGGATGCTCAGAAATTTCGCTTTCTCAGAGA AGACCGCAGGGATGCTAAACGAAGGCGTCCTACTGATGAAAATTATGATCCAAGAACTCTCTATTTGCCTCCTGATTTCTTAAGGAGTTTGTCAGATGGCCAG AAACAATGGTGGGAGTTCAAGTCAAAGCATATGGACAAAGTTTTATTTTTCAAG ATGGGTAAATTTTATGAACTTTTTGAGATGGATGCACATGTAGGAGTGAAAGAGCTTGACTTGCAGTATATGAAG GGGGAACAACCTCATTGTGGTTTTCCGGAGAGGAATTTCTCAATGAATGTGGAGAAACTTGCTAGGAAG GGTTACCGAGTTCTTGTTATAGAGCAGACTGAAACACCTGTACAGTTAGAGCTTCGTCGCAAGAATGGCTCAAAAGATAAG GTTGTGAGACGGGAAATATGTGCAGTGGTTACAAAAGGCACACTAACTGATGGGGAGTTGCTGTCAGCAAACCCAGAAGCTGCGTATTTGATGGCACTGACAGAGCAACATGAAAACAACGCAAATGAGGTTTCAGAGCGCATTTATGGAGTTTGTATAGTCGATGTTGCCACAAGCAGAATCATTCTTGGACAG TTTAAGGATGACTTGGAATGTAGTGCTTTATGCTGCATCTTGTCTGAGATTAGGCCAGTTGAAATTGTGAAACCTGCTGAAGTGCTCAGTGCTGAAACAGAGAAAGTACTGCTGAAGCATACTAGAAATCCTCTAGTGAATGAATTAGTTCCTAATGTGGAGTTTTGGGATGCTGAAAAAACCGTGGATCAATTGAAGAGAATTTACAGGCACACTGATGAAGTTAGTCTAGAAGATAATGAGCTAGGTTGCTTGCCAGATGTTTTGCTGGAGCTGGTGAAAACTGTCAATGACAATAATAGTGCACTTTCAGCTCTTGGGGGTGCTCTATATTATCTGAAACAGGCTTTCTTAGATGAGGCATTGCTTAGATTTGCACACTTTGAATTACTTCCATGTTCTGGCTTCGGTGATCTTGCCTCAAAACCATACATGGTTCTTGACGCAGCAGCCTTGGAGAATCTTGAAATCTTTGAGAATAGCAGAAATGGAGATTCTTCAGG CACTCTGTATTCCCAATTAAACCATTGTGTTACCGCATTTGGAAAGAGACTACTAAGGGCATGGCTTGCAAGACCATTATGTCATATAGAGTTAATTAAGGATCGCCAGGAAGCCATTGCTGGTTTAAAG GGAGTTAATTTACCTTATGCACTAGAATTTCGAAAAGCTTTGTCAAGGCTACCTGACATGGAGCGATTGCTGGCCCGCATCTTCTCCACTAG TGAAGCTAATGGAAGGAATGCTAATAAAGTGGTTCTGTATGAGGATGCAGCAAAGAAACAACTACAAGAGTTTATTTCTGCTCTTCGTGGTTGTGAACTAATGTTGCAAGCATGCTCTTCTCTTGGCGTTATTCTGAATGATGTCAAATCTAGACTACTCCATCATCTGTTAACACCTG GAAAAGAACTTCCTGATGTCTGCTTGGCTCTGAACCATTTCAAGGATGCCTTTGATTGGGTGGAAGCCAATAACTCAGGCCGTGTAATACCTCATGAAGGAGTTGACCCTGAGTATGACTCAGCCTGTAAGGCAGTTAAAGAAATTGAGTCCAGTTTATCAAAACATCTTATTGAACAAAGGAAATTGCTTGGAGACACATCT ATCACTTATGTCACTGTTGGAAAGGACACATACCTTTTAGAAGTCCCAGAAAATTTGCGTGGGAAAGTTCCTCGGGACTATGAGCTGCGTTCATCTAAAAAA GGCTTCTTTAGGTACTGGACTCCTGCTATTAAAAAGTTCCTGGGAGAACTCTCCCAAGCTGAATCTGAAAAGGAGTCCTTATTGAAAAGTACATTGCAGAGATTAATTGGACGCTTTTGTGAAAATCATACTAAGTGGAGGCAATTGGTGTCTACTACAGCTG AGTTGGATGTTTTGATCAGTTTAGCTATTGCTCGTGATTACTATGAAGGGCCAACATGCAGACCAAGTTTTTTAGGCATGCTATCTACCAAAGACAGTCCTTACCTCTCTGCTAAAAGTTTGGGACACCCAGTCCTTAGGAGTGATTCCTTAGGAAAGGGGGCCTTTGTACCCAATGACATATCAATTGGTGGTCAACACGATGCCAACTTTATTCTTCTAACTGGTCCTAACATGGGTGGAAAGTCAACTCTCCTTCGCCAAGTTTGCTTGGCAGTGGTTTTGGCCCAG GTAGGGGCTGATGTCCCAGCAGAGAGTTTTGATTTGTCACCTGTGGACCGTATCTTTGTTCGCATGGGTGCCAAAGATAATATCATGGCTGGCCAGAGTACATTTTTAACTGAGCTTTCAGAAACTGCAACAATGCTG TCTTCAGCCACTCGTAATTCATTGGTGGCTCTTGATGAGCTTGGGCGTGGGACCTCAACTTCTGATGGGCAAGCCATTGC GGAATCTGTTCTAGAACATTTTGTGCGGAAGGTTCAGTGTCGTGGATTGTTTTCTACACATTATCATCGATTAGCTATCGATTATTACAAAGATCCCAAG GTCTCCCTCTGCCATATGGCATGCCAAGTTGGTAGTGGAACAATTGGCGTGGATGAAGTCACCTTTCTTTATAGGCTGACCCCTGGTGCATGTCCCAAGAGTTATGGTGTTAATGTTGCACGGTTGGCAG GGCTTCCAACTTCCGTGCTTCAGAAGGCTGCTGCTAAGTCTAAAGAATTTGAGGCCTCTTATGGTAAATCTAGAAATGCGTCTCTTGAAACAAACTCTCCAAATCAGGAATGGGTTGATGAGATGATAGTTGTAATGAAAATGTTGAACAAGGCTGCTGCAAATTTGAGTTATCAGGAAGGTGGTTGTGACAGCTCCCTCCATGAACTTAAGAGTAGAGCAAGAGAACTTATGCAGCGATGTTAA
- the LOC107646610 gene encoding histidine kinase CKI1, whose translation MTYHEGTAHSYVKGRDIVLNNETISDALKYTDVGPCAYTSVKHSYLKGGGAVKQQKGPTRSERVVLDDEDDDFVPEESPTPSTDGTSISTGKKSALLNVVKDVVQEFVSQSNHIIAMSKEQRKLASKHENFLRKSRDRVASEIEALTTLIQPMNYSSKNLARFINSALHATNISFSDIKTKVAPLLFESFETVPQLAEISYIGMEGYFFSFYNGDHGQPLAIYSNRSTSSSIISKHYYVQPVNPDNGKLYGNATIFDSYVNTTWVGKALNGSNDGFVTLGKKFSNDQEFLFISSSRITKTGSVISLGVQATKITGFFSSVISHHQQGAMLYLATKDGQVLQEGIKNTHMVVAKNNTVSFQYVNNHTSYYQGSVTCKNDGEVVASTLKIQGVEYLMHCSSIQIMGIKLVYVVGVPKNGAMINFIKEFKRYGLMVLSAMVIMSLIGTISIVIMKKAVKKQKEATEEAERKSKNKSIAFATACHDVRASLATLTGLIELSSSQLVPSSSELNSNLKQMDSCTKDLLGMLNSILDASKIEAGEMQLEEEEFDVFQFLEEVVDSYHNVAMKKGVDIVLEPFNDSVHRYSHTKGDRVKLKRVLCNLLDNAVKFTDEGHIAVRVRAQKPVLQNSMSMMRVTNQNRPWSCLFIKRKNNERRNDDDIEASNSTQPDPSNTMDFIFEVEDTGKGIPKDKHESVFENYVQVKETAIDHGGTGLGLGSVRSLVRLMHGDIRIVEKDNGGKGTCFRFNVHLTVCEKRTDDITRESESKPVDRTQSHRSTIHATSSGSSMCSLSPKIPICGPSTSWHEGSRVVLLIQGEERRRATQRFIERKGIKVKVVKQWTNLSHTLNKIKKKGLNSLSSGSSSSSATHGSTNAPLSASMDEIESTQGFVLIVIDAKAGPFQELCRVVSEFKRGICISCRVVWLENPISPNLDFNSLNEDDYDPNDIVLHKPLHGTSLFQVLSLLPEYGDGSMRGSGSILASSSTIQRAELEKCGTSRSRSGKEPQQSIGDQSHDQGGTKECEVPRSSDKPLSGKRIMVVEDDNTIRKIASASLEQLGASVEKCENGEQAVELVKEGLARDFPNLPYDYIFMDCQMPVMNGYEATRLIREIEKEYNIHIPIFALTANTQEETNPLEAGMDHHLVKPIDKKGLLEAITKVHDRVAIRE comes from the exons ATGACATATCATGAAGGCACTGCTCACTCATATGTAAAGGGCCGAGACATAGTGTTAAACAATGAAACTATCAGTGATGCAttgaagtatactgatgttgggccttGTGCTTACACTTCAGTTAA ACATTCCTATCTAAAAGGGGGTGGtgcagtgaaacagcaaaaaggacccACTAGATCTGAAAGGGTAGTcttagatgatgaagatgatgacttTGTCCCTGAGGAATCTCCTACTCCTTCCACCGACGGTACTTCCATCTCTACAGGGAAGAAATCCGCTCTGCTGAATGTGGTCAAGGATGTTGTTCAGGAGTTTGTCTCCCAATCAAATCATATAATTGCCATGAGCAAGGAACAAAGGAAGCtagctagcaagcatgagaatttCCTAAGGAAATCAAGGGATAGAGTGGCT TCAGAAATTGAGGCATTGACAACACTCATACAACCCATGAATTATTCCTCCAAGAATTTAGCAAGATTTATAAATTCAGCTCTCCATGCTACCAACATCTCATTTTCTGACATTAAAACCAAG GTTGCTCCATTATTATTTGAATCATTTGAGACAGTTCCTCAATTAGCCGAAATCTCATACATAGGAATGGAAGGTTACTTTTTTTCATTCTACAATGGTGATCATGGTCAACCTCTCGCAATATACTCAAATCGTTCAACATCTTCTTCCATTATTTCTAAGCATTATTATGTTCAGCCGGTGAATCCTGACAATGGAAAATTATATGGGAATGCAACAATATTTGATTCCTATGTTAATACAACTTGGGTTGGGAAAGCACTAAATGGTTCGAATGATGGATTTGTCACATTGGGAAAAAAGTTTAGCAATGATCAAGAATTCTTGTTCATTAGTTcatcaagaatcacaaaaacaGGTTCAGTGATCTCTCTTGGAGTTCAAGCAACAAAAATAACTGGTTTTTTCTCTAGTGTTATCAGTCATCACCAACAAGGTGCCATGTTGTATCTAGCTACAAAAGATGGACAAGTGCTTCAAGAAGGGATCAAGAATACTCATATGGTTGTTGCTAAGAACAACACGGTTTCGTTTCAATATGTGAATAATCACACTAGTTATTATCAGGGTTCAGTTACATGCAAAAATGATGGTGAAGTTGTTGCTTCTACTTTGAAGATTCAGGGCGTTGAGTATTTAATGCACTGCTCCTCAATTCAGATAATGGGGATTAAATTG GTGTATGTTGTGGGAGTGCCAAAAAATGGAGCAATGATCAATTTCATAAAGGAATTTAAGAGATATGGGTTGATGGTACTGAGTGCCATGGTGATTATGTCCTTAATTGGCACAATTAGCATTGTAATTATGAAAAAGGCAGTAAAGAAGCAAAAAGAAGCAACGGAGGAAGCTGAGAGAAAGAGTAAGAATAAGAGCATTGCTTTTGCGACAGCATGCCATGATGTTCGTGCTTCCCTCGCAACCCTGACTGGTTTGATAGAGTTGTCATCTTCACAACTTGTCCCTTCTTCATCAGAACTAAACTCCAATCTCAAACAAATGGACTCTTGTACCAAGGATTTACTAG GAATGCTGAATTCCATATTGGATGCAAGCAAGATTGAAGCAGGGGAAATGCAACTTGAGGAAGAAGAATTTGATGTGTTCCAATTCTTAGAGGAGGTAGTTGATTCTTACCATAACGTGGCTATGAAGAAAGGAGTAGATATTGTATTGGAACCCTTCAATGACTCAGTTCACAGATATTCACACACAAAAGGTGACAGAGTTAAACTCAAGAGAGTCTTATGCAACTTATTAGACAATGCTGTTAAATTCACTGATGAAGGACACATAGCAGTTAGGGTAAGGGCACAGAAACCTGTATTGCAAAACTCAATGTCAATGATGAGGGTTACTAACCAAAATAGACCTTGGTCATGCTTATtcatcaaaagaaaaaataatgaacGACGGAATGATGATGACATAGAAGCTTCTAATTCAACCCAACCAGATCCTAGTAATACCATGGAtttcatatttgaagttgaaGATACTGGCAAAGGAATTCCCAAAGACAAGCATGAGTCTGTGTTTGAGAATTATGTCCAAGTCAAAGAAACTGCTATTGACCATGGTGGAACTGGTTTGGGACTTGGCAGTGTGAGATCTTTG GTTCGATTGATGCATGGAGATATTAGAATTGTGGAGAAGGATAATGGTGGAAAAGGAACATGTTTCAGGTTCAATGTGCACCTCACTGTATGTGAGAAAAGAACAGATGATATCACAAGAGAAAGTGAATCTAAACCAGTTGACAGAACTCAATCACACAGGTCAACCATTCATGCTACTAGTTCTGGTTCAAGCATGTGTTCCTTGAGTCCCAAGATACCTATCTGCGGCCCTAGCACTTCTTGGCACGAGGGATCTCGAGTTGTTCTCTTGATTCAAGGAGAAGAGCGCCGAAGAGCAACACAAAGGTTCATAGAGAGAAAAGGGATCAAAGTTAAGGTTGTTAAGCAGTGGACTAATCTGTCTCATACCCTCAATAAGATAAAAAAGAAGGGTCTGAATAGCTTAAGTTCAGGTTCTAGTTCTAGTTCTGCAACACATGGTTCTACTAATGCCCCTTTGAGTGCATCCATGGATGAAATCGAATCTACCCAAGGATTCGTCCTGATTGTGATTGATGCAAAAGCAGGACCATTTCAAGAACTATGCAGGGTGGTATCTGAATTCAAGAGAGGCATTTGTATTTCTTGTAGAGTTGTTTGGTTAGAGAATCCAATTTCTCCTAATCTTGATTTCAATAGCCTAAATGAGGATGATTATGACCCCAATGACATTGTTCTTCATAAACCATTACATGGTACCTCTTTGTTCCAAGTTTTAAGTCTTCTTCCAGAGTATGGTGATGGATCAATGAGAGGAAGTGGGTCAATACTAGCTTCCTCAAGTACAATTCAAAGAGCTGAACTAGAAAAGTGCGGCACTTCAAGGTCAAGGAGTGGGAAGGAACCACAACAATCCATTGGAGATCAATCTCATGATCAAGGAGGAACAAAAGAGTGTGAAGTTCCAAGAAGCAGTGACAAGCCCTTGAGTGGTAAGAGAATTATGGTGGTTGAAGACGATAACACGATCCGCAAGATAGCTTCTGCTTCTTTGGAACAGCTTGGTGCTTCTGTTGAGAAATGTGAGAATGGTGAACAAGCTGTGGAGCTAGTTAAAGAGGGTCTAGCTAGAGATTTTCCAAATCTTCCATATGATTACATCTTTATGGACTGCCAG ATGCCAGTGATGAATGGATACGAGGCAACAAGGCTAATAAGAGAGATAGAGAAGGAGTATAACATTCACATTCCTATATTTGCATTAACTGCTAATACTCAGGAAGAGACAAACCCATTAGAAGCTGGAATGGACCATCACTTAGTCAAACCCATTGACAAAAAGGGTTTGCTTGAAGCCATCACAAAAGTACACGATAGAGTTGCCATTAGAGAGTGA